The window atgaagggAAATTACAGATAagacgtatcggtgctcatcggccaaacattacacaacaagttgaaatggaaaattcaacaatgagtggtttggaaggaatcagtggctaactgcaagcattacaaagcaatcactagcctgctattcagtggagtgtctGTGTGGTCTCAAGTCTAGGATTAAGGgtttcttttccaagcttaaaatgataaacattcaacattggccatgctgtcaatgaagcatgatttgtgccgcgctcaaaactGTTAACGCGAAATTTGACTTTAGTGATttcaagacaactaggaactcGGGGGGGAAAAacagctccgactgggaaaatacgttttttacggtcatccaactcagaattgtaaATCCGGAACTTTGGTCTATTCTCACCTCTTATTTtctcctactgttctgacttggtggtgcacatgtagcctataacctgttttagagaaatgtaatcatttaatattataagagctttcattgtctgcttataagCCCCTTTTATTTAtcatacggttctgacttggtgtacagggacaaCACTTTAAGAactgcccatgttctgaattctgtcgctgtacatttaaaAAGTGCTGATCAAATAGTTATATCGACTATGTTCGTCCTAGCTTGCTCGTtcatgtcttaatcgaaattacagattgcttcttatccgcttgtcatccccttatgccatagtttgtacatctcaattgtcagtagaaaccacatttgtttaagcaagtcagcctgattttttaaaaaggcagtaaatgtggctgaatgaactgtttcgctgccagacaaggctctgctgatagccaggtgtagcagtgataaggtgttgggactgctgatggcactctgctgttgggacagctttatgtaggccctaacaacGTGTTCACCGTTATAGCACAATTCATgtattgtgtagtggctttgctggcatgcatcccacatttttgttttgattgcccaccaagatgtacatgctaaaatcgccactgattgTAAGCGTATGAGAACCCCAAAACGTgattttgtttagaagtaataaaGTAATACATTTAAATCTAGGCCATGTTGAATTGGCGCAAGTGGCGATGACTTTCTTACTGCCGCCAAGAGTCGCGCGCAACTCAAGGGtctattgggcacaacataatcAGAAACAATGAAAGCAAAGTAGAGTCaaacttgatgtaatcattgtgtgctaggaatatgggaccaaaatactacacttttgactactttaatacaccattagtgaatttgtccaaatacttactACACCTTCAAAATGGGGGGGCTAGATACATAAAGTACTTTCATTTCTAAACgttaaaacagatatgtatgaaaataccctcaaatagaAAGGTCACATTGTGTACTGTCGCCTCATAAAACATTggatctcaaatttaaaaaatgcTAGAGTATAGAGTCAAATTAAAAAATTTCAGCCTTACAGTCCAAATAAATAGGAAGGGGAGTGCAAGATAATTCCTTCAGGAAATCATTCCAGAGTAGCAGCTAAAAAGCTACATTGACAGGCTGCTTTTGCTACACCTCCAGAGTAGCAGCTCaaatatatatagatatctatagGAAAAAATTTCAACATACCTTGGCTGTTGTAATGATGCCCTCCAGGTTGCTAGGGCCTGTGCTCACACTGAAAAGGCCTTGAGGGTCCCCGTCAACTATCTTGTAGGTGgtggaacaggtagaggagtttgaattatatctgtgagtaaaacagaactcattttgcagcaaacttcctgacaggaagtggaaaatctgaaatcgatgctctgttctagggcctgcctataaatgtccttgatatttattagtatacatgcacttcaaatgtcttccactagatgtcgacaggcagtgagagaagaaatggagtgtataacttgatctggggtcgaacaaaatctcttggcatgacgtgtcaccagtttcctgttttctggagcgcgcgagaagggacctggtattgccttctgaaaagctgtcgttatagacgactaatatctccggctttgattttatttgataaatgtgacaatatcatcgtaaagtatgttttttcaatatagttttattagattattgaaatttattcgggacgttaggcgtgttgcgttgtgtgcctttgttcaggaaggagagcttcgcgctactttgctagctttccgtgctaattgactggagaagaggacattctaaaaccaaacaacgattgttctggacaaaggaccccttgtacaacattctgatggaagatcatcaaaagtaggacccattttatgatgctatttcatatatctgtcgaacatgtgaaatagtagtttgcgcccagattttgggtactctctcgctataactaagctggatgtcgtaatgaagttatttttagaattctaacacggcgattgcattaagaactagtgtatctataatttcctatacaacatgtattttctagtaacgtttatgaatagttatttggtcagaatagttgagtgtcataaaaatatccgcacattctgggaaaaagatgctacgttagcacaatgtataaccactgatttcagctctaaatatgcacattttcgaacaaaacataagtgtatgtataacctgatgttataggactgtcatctgatgaaggtttatgaaggttagtgaaaattaatatattttgctggtttattcgctatcgctaacgtgcctattgctatcgctaacatgccttgatgaatgaatgcggtagtgtggtaggctattgtagtaagctaatataatgctatattgtgttttcgctgtaaaacacttaaaaaatcggaaatattggctggattcacaagatgtttgtctttaatttgctgtacaccatcgatttttcagaaatgttttatgatgagtatttaggtatttgatgttggtgtctgtaattactctggctgcttcggtgctatttctgacggtagctgtgatggtagctgcaatgtagaactgatttatacctcaaatatgcacatttttcgaacaaaacatagatttattgtataacatgttataagactgtcatctgatgaagttgtttcttggttagtttggttggttcttggttagttaggttggctttgtgcatgctacctgtgctgtgaaaaatgtctgtccttttttgtatttggtggtgaactaacataaatatatgtggtgttttcgctgtaaaacattttaaaaatcggacatgttgactggattcacaagatgtgtatctttcatttgctgtattggacttgttaatgtgtgaaagttaaatatttctcaaaaatatattttgaattttgcgctctgccttttcagtggaatgtgggaggagttccgctagcggaaccccggtgccagacaggttaatatcTGAAACTGACACGGTGTACTGCAAAGGAGAGAAGCATGATTATAAAGCAACAAACAGAGGGCAATTCCATTGTGTTTTAAAACAGTTGTAAGGCTTCAATTTGAAATTGTCTTCAGAAATGTGCTTACCGAAGGCGCGTTGTCATTGCTGTCCGTTACTGTAATGATGGCTTTGCCAACGCTGGTAAGGCCATTTCCCTCCATATCGGCAGCTTGGATTGCCAAAGTATATTTGGGAATTTTCTGAAACAAATTAAGTAGCAAATTAAGTCAGGGTCACAAATGTAACGCAAGTAGAATATACACAATGAGTAAATGATCAACAAGACTATTGATTTGAAAAGAGACCAACCTCTCTGTCCAACCCAGCTGCGTTAACCCGAATCCCTCCGGTCACAGGGTTGATGACAAACATGTTGGTGCTTGGTAGTGGAGGCTCCTGACTGATAATGGTGTATCTGACATCAGAATTGGCAGAGCCCTCCTCATCAGCATCAGGGGCCGTTACCCGCATGACCTCGTCACCTGAACAGAGTGAAAATAATTATAGCAAAATATAGCATAATTTTTCTTAAAAAACATCACATCGTTAAGCATTGTaaatactgagtgtgtgtgaacAACATACCTGGTTTTGATGCCCCAGGGACTGTTCCCGTAAATGGATCTTGGGTAAATTCAGGTTTGTTGTCATTCATATCAATGACTTTCACAATGATCTCCATGGGATCCTCAGCTGTACCTGCACCCACTGCAACAGCATGGACTAGGAGCTAGAGAGAAAAGTAACGACAAACATTAGTTTAAAACTACATATAAATCAGTTTTCAATTAAGTCAAGGGAAGAAAATTAGGATACGCAAACCGTACAATGTATTTGTCTTTTTTCTCCCTGTCCAAAGGCTGGGTCACATAGAGAGTTCCAGAGTTTTTGTCCACAGTGAAGAGTCCCACAGGAGGTAGGTCTGCCCCAGCGCCAGTGATGCTGTACTGGATCTTCACCTCTTTATCATTGTTGGACCTGATCTGGTTTACAAGGATAATAGCATTCACATCactgacgaaatgtccaacacTGATATTAAAGTCATGGAAAAACTATCCTTAACCTACAAGACACTTACCTGCACCATATTCTTGGGGAACGGGCCTCGGTCATTCTCTGGGAAGTTGATGGGAGGAATGACCCAGTCCCTCTTCCTTCTTTTCAGACCTCCTGAAGACTTGGGGaagttcagaacaggtagagacagaCTTTCTCCTGGCTGTGGAATTGAAACAAACCATGAAATATCAAGTCTATGGTTTTACAAGCACCAAAATACATATATGGAGCATTTTACAAAAACTGCCATCAAACATCATATCTTAacataacatttttttaaataaataagttTCAATGACAGAATATTTCCAGCTATTTTGCAATGACCACAACCAAATATAACCTTAGCGACTGTTCAAGCAAGAATCAAAACATCATTGTAAGCTTATGAGAaccccaaaaagttattttgtataGAAGTAATACAAATTGAAATCTAGGCTATGAGGAATGGGCGCAGAAGGCGATGGCTTTCTCTGCCGCCAAGAGTCGCGTGCAACTGTGTGTGACGTCAGTGTGTCATGAACTGGAAAAGGGtctattgggcacaacataatcAGAAACAACGAaaacttgatgtagtcattgcgtgctaggaatacgGGACTAAACCTTTGACTACTTTTATACACCattagtgaatttgtccaaatacttatgacaccttcaaaatggggggactagaaaCATAAAGTACTTTCATTTCTAAACgttaaaacagatatgtatgaaaataccctcaaattaaaaggTGACATTGTGTACTGTCGCCTCATAAAACATTGTATCTCAAATAAAAAAATGCTAGAGTATAGAGTCAAATTAAAACGTTTTAgcgtcactgtccaaataaatacgaaGGGGAGTGAAAATTGCTTCCTCCAGGATACCATTCCAGAATAGCAGCTGAAAAGCTATATTGACAGGTTGCTTTTGCTACGCCCCCAGAGTAGCAGCTCAAATATATCTATTGGAGAGGAATTTAACATACTTTTACTGTCATAATGATGCCCTCCAGCTTGCTGGGGCCTGTGCACACATGGAAAAGGCCTTGAGGGTCCCCGTCAACTATCTTGTAGGTGGTGGCCCAGGCAGAGGAGTGAGGCTCATCTCCATCAGTCACGGGCATTTTCACCACCAAGGCATCCACTTTATTCTCTGGGATTGACACGGTGTACTGCAAAGGAGAGAAGCATGATTATAAAGCAACAAAGGGTAATTCCATTATGTGTTAAAACGGTTGTAAGGCTGCAATTTAAAATGTTGCCTTCAGAAATGTGCTTACCGAAGGCGTCACAAACTGTGGCGCGTTGTCATTGCTGTCCGTTACTGTAATGATGGCTTTGCCAACGCTGGTAAGGCCATTTCCCTCCATATCGGCAGCTTGGATTTCCAAAGTATATTTGGTAAATTTCTGAAACAAATTAAGTAGTAAATTTAATCAGAATCACAAATGTAATGCATGTAGAATGTACACAATGAATAAGTGATCGACAAGACTATTGATTTGAAGAACAACCTCTCTGTTCAACCCAGGTGCGTTAACCCGAATCCCTCCAGTCACAGGGTTGATGACAAACATGTTGGGGCTTGGTAGTGGAGGCTCCTGACTGATAATGGTGTATCTGACATCAGAATTGTCAGAGCCCTCCTCATCAGCATCAGTGGCCGTTATCTGCATGACCTCGTCACCTGTACAGAGTGaggaaaaaaaaaaatctgaatcgtCCTAGCATAATTCTCCTTATAAAACATCATTAAGTATTGTaaatactgagtgtgtgtgaacAACATACCTGGTTTTGATGCCCCAGGGACTGTTCCCGTAAATGGATCTTGGGTAAATTCAGGTTTGTTGTCATTCATATCAATGACTTTCACAATGATCTCCATGGGATCCTCAGCTGTACCTGCACCCACTGCAACAGCATGGACTAGGAGCTAGAGAGAAAAGTAACGACAAACATTAGTTTAAAACTACATATAAATCAGTTTTCAATTAAGTCAAGGGAAGAAAATTAGGATACGCAAACCGTACAATGTATTTGTCTTTTTTCTCCCTGTCCAAAGGCTGGGTCACATAGAGAGTTCCAGAGTTTTTGTCCACAGTGAAGAGTCCCACAGGAGGTAGGTCTGCCCCAGCGCCAGTGATGCTGTACTGGATCTTCACCTCTTTATCATTGTTGGACCTGATCTGGTTTACAAGGATAATAGAATTCACATCactgacgaaatgtccaacacTGATATTAAAGTCATGGAAAAACGATCCTTAACCTACAAGACACTTACCTGCACCATATTCTTGGGGAACGGGCCTCGGTCATTCTCTGGGAAGTTGATGGGAGGAATGATCCAGTCCCTCTTCCTTCTTTTCAGACCTCCTGAAGACTTGGGGaagttcagaacaggtagagacagaCTTTCTCCTGGCTGTGGAATTGAAACAAAAACCATGAAATATCAAGTCTATGGTTTTACAAGCACCAAAATACATAGAGCATTTGACAAAAACTGCCATCAAACTTCAATTGACctgaaaaaaaaaatcagtttCAATTACAGAATATTTCCAGCTATACATGTCATTGAAACACTTCCAGAGATGCAGTTGCCCATCTATCCACTAGAGGACACCATAGTCTCATTAATTTAACCAGTCATATACCTTGGGCTGGGTGGTCATCTCATGGTGATTGTGGTTGTGGCCATGTCTGGCCTCATGCAGCACTCTGACTGGAACCATGATCTTCTTGCCCTTGGACTGGGTAGAGACATAGAACTCCTTATGTCCATTATGCAGAGTCAGCCCCCTCTTCAGTTTCAGCGTCCCGTCGCCATCTACTTTGAAGCGTGAATCCTCGGAGTGAAAGAGAAAGCTGGTACGGCTGGTGCAGTCATCAAAAACCACTGCAAGGTCAAAGAGAAAGGTGGTCAGaggataacatttttttttttttttaaatatcgcAACCATAATACACATGGGCCTAAAAAGTAACCATTGAAAGCAATTCAACAACAGGAGCAGATTTACAGCACTGTTGCATTCATTTCAAATTCATATCAGGAGTCATATTCCATCAGTGCCTTCTTGTGAGAAACTGAGAGCCACCACAGACTCTCTCAGTAAATGTATAAATGGAATACTGGTCATAGTAACAAAGCAGCAAAATGGCCTAAAACAAACCTAGGCCTAGTCGCCTCATGATCGCAGTTCTGATCTGCTGCAAAGACATTATGCAGGACTTATTATTTGCACAATGTAAAAACCCTCAACATGTCGGACTTGCAAAGGAGTAAATTGACCCATATACTCATGTAATTATTAACATGACATGTATAACTAGTACTGTGCAAGAACAATATACCAGGTAGAGATTAAGCTGTCATGGTATACAAGTAGTCTACTAGAATCATCCTGTGTGGACAGAGAGCAGGGTTGACTTGCCCAGCCCTGGGTTGAGACTCAAGGACAGGCAGCAACATCTGGTTTCACATGACTACTAGAAACATCCTGAGGCATAGGCCTAGCTATACAAAGAGGTCTGAATGTCTCATTATGCTCCTATTAGCTTACAATAGTTGATTGAGTATTATTTAGAAACCCCAAATCAATACACCTCTTTCCAGCCTAATGAACTGGCTAAATGTTCTGCAGAAATTGTGGAATGGCacaaaacaagaaatgtgtggttgAGAAAGATATGGAAGTGTGGTTTTCAGAAGTAAAACTGAACTGGATGTATGCCACAGTACCCACTTCTGCTTTCTGCTCATTCTTTGGCTTgctaaagtattcaccccccccttggcatttttcctattttgtcgCCTTACAACATGGAATTAAAATGGGTTTTTAGGgggtttgatttacacaacatgcctaccgctttcaagatgcaaaatattttttattttaaaacaaaGAAGAAATTAGACaacaaaacagaacttgagcgtgcataactattcacccccccaaagtcaatactttgtcgagcaaccttttgcagcaatttcaGCTGCAAGTCACGAGGTATGTCTcttagcttggcacatctagccactgggatttttgcccattcttcaagaaaATACTGCTcgagctccttcaagttggatggattccgctggtgtacagcaatctttaagtcctaccacaaattctcaattggatttaggtctgggctttgactaggccattccaaggtatttaaatgtttccccttaaaaccactcgagtgtttctTTAGCAGTattcttagggtcattgtcctgctggaaggggaatctccgtcccagtctcaaatctctggaagactgaaacaggtttccctcaagaatttccctgtatttagcaccctCCGTCATTCTTTCAAttatgaccagtttcccagtcccggccgatgaaaaacatccccacagcatgatgctgccaccaccatgcttcactgtggggatggtgttcttggggtgatgagagatgttgggtttgcaccagacttAGCGTTCTCCTTGGTGGccaaaaaagctcaattttagtctcatctgaccagagtaccttcttccatatgtttggggagtctcccccATGTCTTTTGGCGAACactaaatgtgtttgcttatttttttctttaagcaatggcttgtttctggccactcttccgtaaagcccagctctgtggagtgtatggcttaaagtggtactatggacagatactccaatctccactgtggagctttgcagctccttcagggttatctttggtctctttgttgcctttcTGATTAATGTCCTCCTTGCCAGGTCCATGAGTtctggtgggcggccctctcttggcaggtttgttgtggtgccatattctttccattttgtaataatggatttaatggtgttcCGTGGgttgttcaaagtttctgatatttttttataacccaaccctgatctttacttctccacaactttgtcccagacctgtttggagagctccttggtcttcatggtgccgcttgcttggtggtgccccttgcttattggtggtgcagactctggggcctttcagaacaggtgtatagtatatactgagatcatgtgacagatcatgtgacacttagattgcacccAGGTGGACTTTaaataattatgtgacttctgaaggtaattggttgcaccaaatCTTATTTAGggccttcatagcaaagggggtgaatacataagcACGCACCACATTTcagttttctttttgtttttttcccttccattttttgaaacaagtaatttttttaatttcaccaatttagactattttgcgtatgtccattacatgaaatccaaatataaatcaatttaaattacaggctgTCATGCAACAATataagaaaaatgccaaggggacgaatacttttgcaaggcactgtagttaGGTATTAGAGaatcaggtaggtaggtagaggtacagcAACTACCACTCTTTAGGCAAGATGGCGGTTGTCACcaaagttttgaacaaattaaagaAAGATGTAGGTGGTAAAGCTGAAGTCCAGAACAACAAATAATCACgccccctgtcacaaacacatttgttttacaactggctgtctcgttgttgttggtaaatcaggcctaacactgttgtgtcgtctgcaaactcgatgattgagttggagatgtgcatgggcacgcagtcatgggtgaacaggaagtacaggagggggatAAATGGAGATTACAGTGACTCAACGGTCAGGTGGTATTTGACTGCGGTCATGCCTCATTTCTGCCAGTGTGGCGGTAATGCGATCACCACTACAGCTCTAGGTATAGACTACTgaccatatcaacttgttttcTGAAAATGTCTTCGGTACATAATTAGTCTAGCCTATACTCCAAAATTAAACAAATTCTAGTAATCGTGGGGCCTGTATTATTATGCGAACTGGATGGACTGGCTACCTTATGCTACACTCCAAACTTTCTATCCATGAGTCTAGGAGAGAACATATAGGCCTAGGTGATGAATAACGGGGCATTTTCATAATTAGTAGGCTGACATTAACTTAGCTACAGAATCTCACTGTgcgtctccatctcctcccctctcattcaCTTCGTTCTTGAGCGTGCATagaggggctgtcaacagtttaatcaaatatgttttgttaggaAAACATGTTACTGTCAATGTTCCCAAACAGATTTCACTTTGTTTCCCAAATGAAGCACTGGTTAGCTGCAGGAGctgggttggagagcccatggcatagaGTTTGGGCAGAATATCACCTGTCGCACAGCAAAAGGctacatgctcctcaaacagtgacTGTTGCAGAGTGAAACTATTGTTCTTATAAACCCAGACATTTCTATATGCAATCCCATGTGAAAGCAAAGTTGGTTGCCACTAAAAACAGGAGGATCCCAGctgctactatatttatttctcagctgctAATATTAAGCCGGAGTAGACTACCTGGCAGGAGTGAAAAACGAACTGCGGGAAAGTGGCCTCCAGTCTCTATTCAAGTGCATACAGATGACAATGTATTTTGTCTCCCACCAATTTGATAATGAacaattctaaatcaaaacaatttTGACATATTTGTAAAAGACAAGATtgaattgagaatagtctgatgggtgaaaatatgatatCTTGAGAGAACAATGTGTGCAGCAAGCTTTATTTGGACTTAATCAAATAACTAATAGCCTATAGTCACACCAGAGGTCGATTTAGAGTTAAGAAATCTGCATATTCAAAACGCAGaccatcaacaacaaaaaaacgtcgTTTTAAACCATGTCACCTGcattttatattgaaagtcagtGTTTTTTGCTACAATAGAGTGATCAGGGGCGTGCAACTATAGTTTTCATTCACACAAAAGTGTCAAACGATAGAATATAGCTTCATTTTGATCAGATGAGAACAGAAGTGCAATGCTATTTGGCTAGCAGCTATATaagtaaatgagcttacaatTAAAAAGTAAGGACGATGCATGGCCATCATATATAAGATATTTATCATAGAATGTAGCCGGCTACaaccatttacaatgaagatctttgaagttatttggatttttacctattatctttgaaagacagggtcctgaaaaagggacgtttctttttttgctgagtttatatgtttgATTTCTAAGACGTTCTAaaaaggtttgtatcattcacaactaagtTACAAAACAACTCTAAATCTAGCGTATAGGACTGGTTccaaatgatcacttttatgctcaacatagccacttcacaTGCGAAAATCGGTCCAGAATGGGAAAagtatcctttctattttattcagctgagctcaattacactcaccagtttattaggtacatctCGTACCAGGTGAGACCACCCTTTTCTTCCAGAACAGCATGAATTATTCAGGGCAATTTTTTGTTGAAGGTTCAAATAGATATTTCCCAATCGGAGCTCGTTTTTCCCCCTAAGTTTTGAACACACTGAAGTTGGAGATTTCCGACTTCCCAGATGTTTTGAACGTGATGTTAGCACAAGACAGGGCAAAAATGTATGACAGTTAGGAAGCTACCATTAGTTAGTTCTTACCTTTCCCAAGACTCCGGCCACTTTGTAAGTGATTTCTTTCCACTTTGAAAATGTACATTTCTGAATTGAAACCTGGAAGACATTTTGACTCCTCCGACAACCCTGGTTTGAAAGCCTTACAAAAGGAAAAAAGTAAATAAACAGTTTAATTATTTATAGTCAACTGCACAAGGTCATAAAATAAATATTCACCAGATTT is drawn from Salvelinus fontinalis isolate EN_2023a chromosome 4, ASM2944872v1, whole genome shotgun sequence and contains these coding sequences:
- the LOC129854331 gene encoding LOW QUALITY PROTEIN: B-cadherin-like (The sequence of the model RefSeq protein was modified relative to this genomic sequence to represent the inferred CDS: deleted 1 base in 1 codon); translated protein: MGAFWFVELGVLILFLQAFKPGLSEESKCLPGFNSEMYIFKVERNHLQSGRSLGKVVFDDCTSRTSFLFHSEDSRFKVDGDGTLKLKRGLTLHNGHKEFYVSTQSKGKKIMVPVRVLHEARHGHNHNHHEMTTQPKPGESLSLPVLNFPKSSGGLKRRKRDWIIPPINFPENDRGPFPKNMVQIRSNNDKEVKIQYSITGAGADLPPVGLFTVDKNSGTLYVTQPLDREKKDKYILLVHAVAVGAGTAEDPMEIIVKVIDMNDNKPEFTQDPFTGTVPGASKPGDEVMQITATDADEEGSDNSDVRYTIISQEPPLPSPNMFVINPVTGGIRVNAPGLNREKFTKYTLEIQAADMEGNGLTSVGKAIITVTDSNDNAPQFVTPSYTVSIPENKVDALVVKMPVTDGDEPHSSAWATTYKIVDGDPQGLFHVCTGPSKLEGIIMTVKPGESLSLPVLNFPKSSGGLKRRKRDWVIPPINFPENDRGPFPKNMVQIRSNNDKEVKIQYSITGAGADLPPVGLFTVDKNSGTLYVTQPLDREKKDKYILLVHAVAVGAGTAEDPMEIIVKVIDMNDNKPEFTQDPFTGTVPGASKPGDEVMRVTAPDADEEGSANSDVRYTIISQEPPLPSTNMFVINPVTGGIRVNAAGLDREKIPKYTLAIQAADMEGNGLTSVGKAIITVTDSNDNAPSIVDGDPQGLFSVSTGPSNLEGIITTAKPLDFEKNNKYTLLVIVQNEVPFAISLPTSTATVVVNVEDVNEAPVFTPVEKIIRKPEDLPVDSDLVLYPATDPDTARSQKVSYKIRNDPAGWLSINKDTGLIKVKSLMDRESTFVQNNKYSVIVLGIDNDEIPATGTGTLIIELEDVNDNAPTIDESVIKVCNKESSPQLLSVTDKDGAGFAAPYTVQLQGLSQSNWTARMNDTKTGIILTLKTMLDSGDYTVVLRVSDNQGLYHDSTVQVSVCDCKGADVQCTDKAVAGFGLSILGILGAVLLLLLLSLLLLMFLRKRGGEKEPQEDDVIYYYDEEGGGEDDQLKGRTHQTSSEQAH